In Pseudomonas sp. GCEP-101, one DNA window encodes the following:
- a CDS encoding TetR/AcrR family transcriptional regulator: MKTRDRILECALLLFNEQGEPNVSTLEIATELGISPGNLYYHFHGKEPLVLALFERFQDELAPLLDPPENVRLGAGDYWLFLHLIVERLAHYRFLFQDLSNLAGRLPKLARGVRAWLNQLKRTLATLLAQLKAQDELASDTEALGQLVEQITLTLLFSLDYQRILGHEGDVRQVVFQVMMLVAPHLRPDSQLIAERLAKRYLAP; this comes from the coding sequence ATGAAAACGCGCGACCGGATTCTCGAATGCGCCCTGCTGCTGTTCAACGAGCAGGGCGAGCCCAACGTGTCCACACTGGAGATCGCCACTGAACTGGGCATCAGCCCGGGCAATCTCTATTACCACTTCCACGGCAAGGAGCCGCTGGTGCTGGCGCTGTTCGAGCGCTTCCAGGATGAACTGGCGCCGCTGCTCGACCCACCCGAGAACGTGCGGCTGGGCGCCGGGGACTACTGGCTGTTCCTGCACCTGATCGTCGAGCGCCTGGCGCATTACCGCTTCCTCTTCCAGGACCTCTCCAACCTCGCCGGCCGCCTGCCCAAGCTGGCCCGCGGCGTGCGCGCCTGGCTCAACCAGCTCAAGCGCACCCTGGCCACCCTGCTGGCGCAGCTCAAGGCACAGGATGAACTGGCCAGCGACACCGAAGCCCTCGGCCAGCTGGTAGAGCAGATCACCCTGACGCTGCTGTTCTCCCTCGACTACCAGCGCATCCTCGGCCACGAGGGTGACGTCCGCCAGGTGGTGTTCCAGGTGATGATGCTGGTGGCGCCGCACCTGCGGCCGGACTCGCAGCTGATCGCCGAGCGGCTCGCCAAGCGCTATCTCGCGCCCTGA